From Scatophagus argus isolate fScaArg1 chromosome 10, fScaArg1.pri, whole genome shotgun sequence, a single genomic window includes:
- the LOC124065805 gene encoding equilibrative nucleoside transporter 1-like produces MTAINAPRDKYNAVWIIFFIMGLGTLLPWNFFMTATMYFTSRLKHTSTDVSSNQTANGTLTDVRTVLESKFNNVMTLCAMVPLLIFTCLNSFIHQRIPQKLRISGSLTVILVVFLLTAILVKVDMAPLPFFTITMIKIICINSFGAILQGSLFGLAGVLPASYTTPIMSGQGLAGTFAAFSMICALASGAALKDSAFGYFITACVVILLAIMSYIILPRMEFFQYYMESNGSRPSADEENKMDLLKKESPAEKRPVVSLMEDEAKPSVSVFSIFKQIWVMALSVCFIFTVTIGVFPAVTADVKSQIADGSDWGTYFIPVSCFLLFNVMDWAGRSLTAVCMWPGKDSMWLPVLVGLRLVFIPLFMLCNVLPRHNFPVLFAHDAWYIIFMIFFSFSNGYLASLCMCFGPKKVPQHEAETAGAIMAFFLSLGLALGAAISFAFRAMI; encoded by the exons TATTTCACGAGTCGGCTGAAGCACACATCCACCGACGTCTCCTCCAATCAGACGGCAAATGGAACGCTGACGGACGTTCGCACTGTGCTGGAGTCAAAATTTAACAACGTGATGACGCTGTGCGCTATGGTACCCCTGCTCATCTTCACCTGCCTCAACTCCTTCATACACCAGAG GATTCCTCAGAAGCTGCGGATCTCTGGCAGCCTGACGGTCATCCTGGTGGTCTTCCTGCTGACGGCGATCCTCGTCAAGGTGGACATGGCCCCGCTGCCCTTCTTCACCATCACTATGATCAAAATTATCTGCATCAACT CATTCGGAGCGATTCTTCAGGGCAGTCTGTTCGGACTGGCGGGGGTCCTGCCTGCCTCCTACACCACTCCCATCATGAGCGGACAGGGGCTGGCCGGCACCTTCGCCGCATTCTCCATGATCTGCGCACTGGCCA GTGGCGCAGCCCTGAAGGACAGCGCCTTTGGTTACTTCATCACAGCCTGCGTGGTTATTCTCCTGGCCATAATGTCCTACATCATTCTGCCCAGGATG GAGTTTTTCCAGTACTATATGGAGAGTAATGGATCAAGACCCTCTGCTGATGAGGAGAACAAGATGGACTTGCTCAAAAAAG AAAGTCCAGCGGAGAAGCGACCTGTGGTGAGCCTGATGGAGGACGAGGCCAAACCCAGCGTGTCCGTGTTCAGCATCTTCAAACAG ATCTGGGTCATGGCTCTGTCCGTGTGCTTCATCTTCACTGTCACCATTGGAGTATTTCCAGCCGTAACAGCCGATGTCAAGTCCCAAATAGCAGATGGAAGCGACTGGG GAACGTACTTCATCCCCGTGTCgtgtttcctcctcttcaacGTGATGGACTGGGCTGGCAGGAGTCTGACGGCCGTCTGTATGTGG CCGGGTAAAGACAGCATGTGGCTTCCTGTCCTGGTGGGTCTGCGGCTTgtcttcatccctctcttcaTGCTGTGTAACGTCCTGCCTCGTCACAACTTCCCCGTGCTGTTTGCCCATGATGCCTGGTACATCATCTTTATgatcttcttctccttctccaacGGATACCTGGCCAGTCTCTGCATGTGCTTTGGACCCAA GAAGGTACCACAGCATGAGGCAGAGACGGCGGGGGCCATCATGGCTTTCTTCCTGTCCCTCGGCTTGGCGCTGGGTGCTGCAATCTCATTTGCTTTCCGGGCCATGATCTAA
- the atl2 gene encoding atlastin-2 gives MAEVSGLRSRNHFEPNCKSQVVDEGLSGVEDVPIFQYKQKPPLVRPEDLEDELLPRIKVSNSGKNASLIPSPDEEIQEEEAAVEEEKARPIQIVLANEDEHSFELDAAALEKILLQDHVKDLNVVVVSVAGAFRKGKSFLLDFMLRYMHSQSESWIGGDDEPLTGFTWRGGCERETTGIQIWSEVFVVEKPDGSKVAVLLVDTQGAFDSQSTIKDCATVFALSTMTSSVQVYNLSQNIQEDDLQHLQLFTEYGRLAMEEIYLKPFQSLMFLIRDWSYPYEHNYGLEGGNNFLEKRLQVKQNQHEELQNVRKHIHSCFSNIGCFLLPHPGLKVATNPYFDGRLKDIDGDFKRELAKLVPLLLAPGRLVEKEIGGNKVTCRDLLEYFKAYIKIYQGEELPHPKSMLQATAEANNLTAVAGAKDMYSKNMELVCGGDKPYIAPADLERCHEEFREHSVRYFRSVKKMGGEEFCQRYQNQLEGELDEAYSNFSKHNDGKNIFYTARTPATLFAVMFVTYVLSGVTGFIGLSTLAALANLVMGLALLSLCVWAYVKYSGEFREVGTMIDLVAETLWEQVLKPLSEHYMEDNVRQTVVNSIKASLTEQGSQHTKLKTH, from the exons ATGGCGGAGGTGAGCGGGTTGAGGAGCAGAAATCACTTCGAGCCTAATTGCAAAAGCCAAGTCGTTGACGAAG GCTTAAGTGGCGTGGAAGATGTTCCCATATTTCAGTATAAGCAGAAGCCCCCTTTAGTCAGACCTGAAGACCTGGAGGATGAACTGCTTCCCAGGATCAAAGTCTCAAACTCAGGCAAAAATGCCAGCCTCATCCCCTCTCCAGATGAAGAGATTCAGGAAGAAGAG GCTGCGGTAGAGGAAGAGAAGGCCAGGCCCATCCAGATCGTCCTGGCCAACGAGGATGAGCACAGCTTTGAGCtggatgctgctgctctggagAAGATCCTGCTGCAGGATCATGTGAAGGACCTGAATGTGGTGGTCGTTTCTGTGGCCGGGGCCTTCCGCAAGGGCAAGTCCTTCCTGCTGGACTTCATGCTGCGCTATATGCACAGTCAG AGTGAGTCATGGATAGGAGGTGATGATGAGCCACTGACAGGGTTCACCTGGAGGGGAGGCTGCGAGAGGGAGACCACAGGAATTCAGATCTGGAGCGAAGTCTTTGTGGTCGAAAAGCCTGATGGCAGCAAG GTTGCTGTGCTCCTTGTTGATACTCAGGGAGCGTTTGACAGCCAGTCCACCATAAAGGACTGTGCCACTGTATTTGCTCTGAGCACAATGACCAGCTCTGTACAG gTTTACAATCTCTCCCAGAACATACAGGAGGACGACCTGCAGCATCTGCAG CTGTTCACGGAATATGGCCGACTGGCAATGGAGGAAATCTACCTGAAACCTTTCCAG TCCTTGATGTTCCTGATTCGGGACTGGAGTTATCCTTACGAACACAACTACGGACTTGAGGGAGGCAACAACTTCCTGGAGAAAAGACTGCAG GTGAAGCAGAACCAACACGAAGAGCTGCAGAACGTGAGGAAGCACATCCACTCCTGCTTCTCCAACATCGGCTGCTTCCTGCTGCCTCATCCTGGCCTCAAGGTGGCCACCAACCCGTACTTTGACGGCAGGCTGAAAG acATCGATGGAGATTTTAAGAGGGAGCTGGCCAAGCTGGTGCCTCTCCTCCTGGCTCCAGGCCGCCTGGTAGAGAAGGAGATCGGAGGCAACAAAGTCACCTGCAGAGATCTCCTGGAGTACTTTAAG GCTTACATAAAGATTTACCAAGGGGAGGAACTCCCTCACCCAAAGTCTATGCTGCAG GCAACTGCAGAAGCCAACAACCTGACCGCTGTGGCAGGAGCCAAAGACATGTACAGTAAGAACATGGAGCTG GTCTGCGGTGGGGACAAGCCATACATCGCCCCGGCTGACCTGGAGCGATGCCACGAGGAGTTCCGCGAGCACTCGGTGCGTTACTTCCGCTCCGTGAAGAAAATGGGCGGCGAGGAGTTCTGCCAGCGCTACCAGAACCAACTGGAGGGGGAGCTGGACGAGGCTTACAGCAACTTCTCCAAGCACAATGACGGCAAAAACATCTTCTACACAGCGCGCACACCCGCCACACTTTTCGCGGTCATGTTTGTCACCTACGTGTTGTCGGGGGTGACGGGCTTCATCGGTCTGAGCACCTTAGCAGCGCTGGCTAACCTGGTCATGGGGTTGGCGTTGCTGTCGCTCTGCGTCTGGGCGTATGTGAAGTATTCTGGAGAGTTTCGGGAGGTGGGAACGATGATAGATCTGGTGGCCGAGACACTCTGGGAACAG GTTTTGAAGCCATTAAGTGAACATTATATGGAAGACAACGTCAGGCAGACGGTGGTTAACTCTATCAAAGCCAGCTTGACGGAACAGGGCTCACAGCACACCAAGTTAAAGACTCACTGA